A region of Brevinema andersonii DNA encodes the following proteins:
- a CDS encoding RNase H family protein, which produces MTKSKQELYIESQKLIDFLNSQNIKSTLNEESFRDYHVKIKTAYGTIILYHKPSKNSFSLGTHELPEPSKEIISLLWHQYNYPQEQNIIGLCAYVDGTYINEHTAWGLVLVENGNVIKEDSGLADIFSEEGTRQIAGEVQAVLAALNFAKENNIPSITIFYDYQGLEMWATKKWKAQSHIAKFYIQQLLTYDIEITWVKICAHIGHIYNERADILAKTRALQSE; this is translated from the coding sequence ATGACGAAAAGCAAACAAGAACTATATATCGAAAGTCAGAAATTAATTGATTTTTTGAATTCTCAAAATATCAAGAGCACCTTAAATGAAGAATCTTTTCGAGATTATCATGTTAAAATCAAAACTGCTTATGGTACTATCATTCTATATCATAAACCTTCGAAAAATAGTTTTTCATTAGGTACCCATGAACTTCCCGAACCATCCAAAGAAATAATTAGCTTATTATGGCACCAATATAATTACCCTCAAGAACAAAATATCATCGGCTTATGTGCATACGTTGATGGCACTTACATTAACGAACATACAGCATGGGGATTGGTATTAGTAGAGAATGGCAATGTTATCAAAGAAGATTCAGGTTTAGCAGATATTTTTTCAGAAGAAGGAACACGGCAAATAGCAGGAGAAGTTCAAGCAGTATTAGCTGCTTTAAATTTTGCTAAAGAAAATAATATTCCCTCTATTACTATTTTCTATGATTATCAAGGATTAGAAATGTGGGCAACAAAAAAATGGAAAGCTCAAAGCCACATTGCTAAATTTTATATACAACAATTATTAACATACGATATTGAAATCACATGGGTTAAAATTTGTGCACATATAGGCCATATATATAATGAAAGAGCAGATATATTAGCAAAAACAAGAGCTTTACAATCAGAATAG
- a CDS encoding class II fructose-bisphosphate aldolase translates to MIMNYKELGFVNTRVMFEVAVKDQFAVPAFNFNNMEQLQAIVMACVETQSPVILQVSKGARAYANEVLLSWMGRGAVEMMKAYAKKLGVGEIPMALHLDHGDSYETCVSCIESGFSSVMIDGSHLPYEENVALSRKVADYAHQHNVTVEGELGVLAGVEDEVSSDEHVYTQPDEVQDFVSKTGVDSLAIAIGTSHGAYKFKPGQKPEIRMDILAEIEKKIPGFPIVLHGSSSVPQEAVALINKYGGKIKDSIGIPEEQLWKAAHSAVCKVNIDSDSRLVMTAYIRKEFAEHPEEFDPRKYLGPAREAMKELYKHKTEKVLNSGGKAPIIMEALNKTK, encoded by the coding sequence ATGATTATGAACTATAAAGAACTGGGTTTTGTAAATACTCGTGTAATGTTTGAAGTAGCTGTTAAAGATCAGTTTGCTGTTCCTGCTTTTAATTTCAATAATATGGAGCAGTTGCAAGCTATTGTTATGGCATGTGTAGAAACTCAATCGCCCGTTATTTTACAAGTATCTAAAGGTGCACGTGCTTATGCAAATGAGGTATTATTATCATGGATGGGACGTGGAGCTGTCGAGATGATGAAAGCTTATGCTAAAAAATTGGGGGTAGGAGAAATTCCAATGGCTTTGCACTTAGATCATGGAGATTCTTATGAAACATGTGTTTCTTGTATCGAAAGCGGTTTTTCTTCTGTTATGATTGATGGTTCCCACCTTCCTTACGAAGAAAACGTTGCACTTTCTAGAAAAGTAGCAGATTATGCTCATCAACATAATGTGACCGTTGAGGGGGAATTAGGTGTATTAGCAGGTGTCGAAGATGAAGTATCATCTGATGAACATGTGTATACTCAGCCGGATGAGGTTCAAGATTTTGTTTCGAAAACAGGTGTTGATTCATTGGCTATTGCTATTGGTACGTCTCATGGAGCTTATAAATTCAAACCAGGTCAAAAACCAGAAATTCGTATGGATATTTTGGCGGAAATTGAAAAAAAGATTCCTGGATTTCCTATTGTATTACATGGTTCTTCTTCAGTTCCTCAAGAAGCAGTTGCTTTGATCAATAAATATGGCGGTAAAATTAAAGATTCAATCGGTATCCCTGAAGAACAACTTTGGAAAGCTGCACATTCTGCAGTATGCAAAGTAAATATTGATTCGGATTCTCGTCTAGTAATGACTGCTTATATCAGAAAAGAATTTGCAGAACATCCGGAAGAATTTGATCCTCGAAAATATTTAGGTCCAGCTCGTGAAGCAATGAAGGAACTTTATAAGCATAAAACTGAAAAAGTCTTGAATTCTGGAGGAAAAGCACCTATTATTATGGAAGCATTAAATAAAACTAAATAG
- a CDS encoding DUF6056 family protein, which translates to MMSFGYDLTPLCTYYITAILMILFIQYYLNIFKNETNINILIFCLIAFYTGASHEQAIAVFPVLLLTFILLKIKRITIPQWYWLSVPCFLLRSFIIMLTPSTNNCIILC; encoded by the coding sequence ATGATGTCTTTCGGTTATGATCTTACTCCATTATGTACTTATTATATTACTGCTATTCTTATGATTTTATTTATCCAGTATTATCTGAACATTTTCAAAAATGAAACAAACATTAATATCCTCATTTTTTGTTTGATTGCATTCTACACAGGTGCCAGTCATGAACAAGCAATTGCAGTATTCCCTGTGCTTTTATTGACTTTTATCTTATTAAAAATCAAAAGAATAACAATTCCCCAATGGTATTGGTTGTCTGTTCCATGTTTTCTGTTGAGATCTTTTATTATTATGCTCACTCCTAGCACCAACAACTGTATCATTCTATGCTAA